The following are encoded in a window of Thermoanaerobacter ethanolicus JW 200 genomic DNA:
- a CDS encoding DDE-type integrase/transposase/recombinase, with the protein MLDEKAREAIALKRFSLISPVLNGQVKNQKEYFDALSDKPIEIPYLGMRRYTPKTLRGWLYQYLRGGIEALKPGYRSDRGKYRKIDFELSERIKQKKLEHPEMPNKLLYETLIGEGIISPDKVSLSTFYRFLKNIPVKSLDKEKEGKTKRFSHEFINELWQTDVMYGPYIKEGKTKRQTYLIAYIDDASRLCTYAHFYYTQNFLALRDSFKEAVLRRGIPKMLYTDNGKIYRSTQLEYICASLGTSLIHAEPFSPHSKGKIERFFHTVRMRFLSTIDPTSIKSIDELNMMFFKWLEDDYNRKEHSSIGMSPLDFFMSQISRVNMCKDIDMLNECFLIRVNRKVNKDATLKVENILYETEEKFKGMRLEVRYDPQWLKDNTPLLLFHEGKKVGEAYKVNFHDNAKIPIGYTQNKNAVSRNEELVDFIKHTVISFNDIID; encoded by the coding sequence ATGCTTGATGAAAAAGCAAGAGAAGCTATAGCATTAAAGAGATTTTCACTGATAAGTCCGGTGCTAAACGGACAGGTAAAAAATCAGAAAGAATATTTTGATGCTCTTTCCGATAAACCTATTGAGATACCTTATCTTGGAATGAGAAGATATACTCCCAAGACACTTAGAGGGTGGCTATATCAGTATTTAAGAGGCGGTATAGAAGCGTTAAAGCCGGGTTATCGAAGCGACAGAGGCAAATACAGAAAGATAGACTTTGAACTTTCAGAGAGAATAAAGCAAAAGAAGCTTGAACATCCTGAAATGCCAAACAAACTTCTTTATGAGACATTGATAGGAGAAGGAATAATATCACCGGATAAAGTATCCCTTTCGACATTCTATAGGTTTTTGAAAAACATTCCTGTAAAATCTTTAGATAAAGAAAAAGAGGGTAAAACAAAGAGGTTTTCCCATGAATTCATCAATGAACTGTGGCAGACTGATGTCATGTATGGGCCATATATTAAAGAAGGTAAAACAAAGAGACAAACGTACCTTATTGCATATATAGATGATGCTTCCAGGCTGTGTACCTATGCTCACTTTTACTATACCCAGAATTTTTTAGCTTTAAGAGACTCATTTAAAGAAGCAGTGCTAAGAAGGGGAATACCCAAAATGCTCTACACTGACAATGGAAAGATATATAGAAGCACTCAATTGGAGTATATCTGTGCCTCACTAGGTACATCTCTTATTCATGCTGAGCCCTTTTCACCTCATTCAAAAGGAAAAATAGAAAGATTCTTTCATACGGTGAGAATGAGATTTTTAAGCACAATAGATCCTACATCCATAAAGAGTATAGATGAGCTCAATATGATGTTTTTTAAATGGCTGGAGGATGATTACAACCGAAAAGAACACAGCAGTATTGGCATGAGTCCTTTAGATTTTTTCATGTCTCAAATATCAAGGGTAAATATGTGTAAAGACATAGATATGTTGAATGAATGTTTTCTCATAAGAGTAAATCGTAAAGTAAACAAAGATGCTACACTTAAAGTGGAAAATATACTTTATGAAACAGAAGAAAAGTTTAAAGGTATGCGCTTAGAAGTCAGATATGACCCGCAGTGGCTTAAGGATAATACACCTCTTCTACTTTTTCATGAAGGCAAAAAAGTGGGGGAAGCGTATAAGGTAAATTTTCATGATAATGCTAAAATTCCCATAGGATACACCCAAAACAAAAATGCTGTAAGTAGAAATGAAGAGTTAGTTGATTTTATTAAACACACAGTGATATCCTTTAACGATATCATTGATTAA
- a CDS encoding DUF6431 domain-containing protein, which yields MQIVFHVDNIEEYLHKGKDYNFPAPPDRCPYPDCKCRVKLKKHGFYYRYYLDGLNCVKIAIRRYICPVCKRTLSYLPDFCIPHFQYSFNMIVKSLKETLLREKTLSSFISDLKRNFPTILFSRQHIYFYTKRIMNNLSFIIYGLRQINPYIKLSKTDSQRERAREILDIISIVPLFSQRFYAHCQKSFLASLT from the coding sequence ATGCAAATAGTTTTCCATGTTGATAACATTGAAGAATATTTACATAAAGGTAAAGATTACAATTTCCCTGCCCCACCAGATAGATGTCCTTATCCCGATTGCAAGTGTAGAGTAAAACTAAAAAAGCACGGGTTTTATTACCGCTATTATTTAGACGGACTTAACTGTGTAAAAATAGCCATAAGAAGATATATATGCCCTGTGTGCAAAAGGACTCTTTCCTACCTTCCTGATTTCTGTATTCCTCATTTTCAGTATTCTTTCAATATGATTGTAAAGTCTTTAAAAGAGACACTTCTCAGAGAAAAAACTCTCAGTTCTTTCATAAGTGACTTAAAAAGAAACTTCCCTACCATACTATTTTCAAGACAGCATATATATTTTTACACCAAAAGGATAATGAATAATTTAAGTTTTATCATATACGGATTAAGGCAAATAAACCCTTACATAAAGTTATCTAAGACTGACTCACAAAGAGAGAGGGCCAGAGAGATTTTGGACATAATAAGCATTGTACCACTCTTCTCCCAACGGTTTTATGCTCATTGCCAAAAATCATTTCTGGCCTCTCTCACATAA